The Christiangramia forsetii KT0803 DNA segment GGTTCATTAGTTATTGACAGTCTTACTTCAGGAGGAAAAATTGACGCCCCGGTGGGTCAGCGAATTTTCTGGGCGGTGACTGAAGGTACTGTAGCTGCGGTGCTCTTAGTTGGTGGCGGTCTACAGGCACTACAAACTGCAACCATTGTAACCGGCTTGCCTTTTGCAGTCATCTTAATAGTAATGTGTTATTCTCTTCACAAAGGTCTTAAGGAAGATCTCCATAAGCTGAAAGAAAAGAAATCTAAGAAACAGATGGAAAATTATGAAGAGATCGTTTCAGAAATAGTTAATAAAAGAAATTTACAAACTTCAGAGAAAAAAGACGAATCATGAGAAATATAGAAAAAATTCTGGTTGCACTTGATCTCACTTCAACCGATAAAGAGCTTATAGAGTACGCTTCATTTCTTGCTAATGAGATGAAGCCTGAAAAAGTATATTTTGTTCATAATATCAAAAAATATGAGATATCTGAATTGTTTCAGGAGCAACTCAAAGACCTGGATCTGGAAAAAATGATTAGCGATGAACTGGATGAAAAGGTTTCAACGCACTTTAATGCTGAAACCAATTCAGAAGTGCTTATTTCAGAAGATCCTTATACCGAATCACTCATAAATTATATAGTCCATAAATACAGTATAGACCTGGTTATGGTAGGAAATAAATCCAAGAAAAAAGGGACTGGAGTAATTTCTGAAAAACTGATGCGATTGCTAAAATGTGATATTCTTACCGTTCCTGAAAATACAAAACAAAACCTAACTAATATTTGGGCGGGAACAGATTTTTCGAGGGAGTCTATTAAGTCACTTCAAAGATCTACATACTTAGCTAACTACACTGGTGCAAAAATTACAGCAGTTAATGTTTATAGCGTTCCTATTCAATTCACTCCCTACCTTGACAAAGAAGAAATGCTTCCAAAAATCGAGAAGCACACCCGGGAAAAATTTGAAAAATTCTTAAACCGAAATAAAATAACCGATTGCGAAATAAAAATAATTCGGGGAAGGGAAGCCAGTGTAGCCGAAAAGTTATCTATTGAATCTGAAAATGCAAGTGCAGATCTTGTTATAGTTGCCGATAAAGGTGGGAATGTTTTCTCATCGCTGCTCGTGGGAAGTGTCACCGACGAACTATTTACCCGAAGTCTCAAAATTCCTCTTTGGGTTACGAAGTAATTTCAATCAGTAAAATTAATTCTGAATAGTAAATCTCAAAAATTGCTATTTTTCATTTATTAAATTTCAATAAAAGAGGAATTCAGAAATTGTTCCTGGCTCTTAATTGGTTCCTATTTTTTATATGCTGAAAATAACTTCCGAATAAAGTCAATTGCCAGGTTATGGTATTCTAGCCAATTGAGAACGAAAATGATAAAAGCTCCCCCGAAAGGAGCTTTATTTTATCATAATTACTAAATCTTTCTTATAATATCCTCATTTATTTTTAAACAATTGTTAATCAAGCCATTGTTTATGCTTTATCTAGCTAAATTGGGATACTAACAAAAAACTAATTTATAAAATGGAAAACCAACTAGAAAATTTTGCAGATCAGGTTGCTAACTTTTTACCCGATTTGCTAGGAGCACTATTAGTATTACTGGTAGGGTGGCTAATTGCTAAAGGCATCAAATCACTAATCGTTAGATTGCTGAGAAAAACAAATTGGGACGAAAGGGTATTTGGTAAAAGCGATGTTGGAGACACCAATGTTTTCCTGGCCAATATAGTTTACTACATTATTATGATTGTGGTGATTCTTGTGGTCCTTGAAATCCTGGGTGTTGAACAGGTCCTTACGCCACTCGAGAATATGGTGGGCGAATTCCTAGGTTTTATTCCTAATCTTATAGGAGCAATTCTAATCGCATTTATCGGCTATATTCTGGCCAAATTCGTTTCCAATCTTATTGGGATTAGCGGAAATTTTCTGGACAAATGGATAGATAAAACAGGTTTTAAGGATACTTCAAAAATTATTGATATTCTTAAAAAAGTAGTTTTTATCGTAATTTTCATTCCATTTTTGATACAGGCATTCAATGCACTAGAAATGGAAGCGATTTCGCAACCTGCAAACGATATTTTATATGATTTTACTGCGATGTTGGGTGATATTATTATTGCCGGTTTAATTCTTGCAGTTTTCATCTGGGGTGGTAAATATTTAGCTAATTTCCTTGAAGACCTCTTTAAAAGTATGGGCTTAGACCGTGCTGCGGAAAAGATCGAGATGCACAACATGATAGGTGCAAACCAGTCATTATCCAAAATTGTAGCTAATCTTATTTATTTCTTCCTTGTATTCTTTGGCCTGATAACGGCGGTTGAAGTACTGGGATTAGATCAATTAACGCAAACATTAGATGAAATTCTTGAAGTTACCGGTCAGATAATTTTTGGACTGATCATTCTTGCGGTGGGTAATTATATATCCCTGCTTATATATGATACTATGAGCAAATCCCGAAATAACAATTTCATTGCCAGTGTGGTGAGATGGGCTTCATTAGCTCTATTCCTTGCGATTGCATTGCGTACTATGGGAATTGCCAACGAGATCGTTGAATTGGCCTTCGGATTAATTCTAGGAGCTATTGCAGTAGCCGTAGCCCTGAGTTATGGACTTGGTGGACGTGATGCTGCCGGGGAACATTTTAGAGAGATCGTTCAGAAATTCAAGGATGATAAATCTATTAAGGATTCTGAACCAAAATCCGGAACCGCTTCGGGTTCCAATAAACCTTCGAATACACGTAGGGATATTAATGATCCTGCAAATCCTAATAATCCTGATAAACCAGGAAATCCAAATGATCCAAACGATCCAAGACTGGATATTTAAAATTACAAAGCCCTGCAAAATGCAGGGCTTTTTTTATTCCCAGAGATCTATCCTAATCTTTAAAATCCGCGATTATTAAAACCGGAAAATGATCTGAAGGATATTTTAAATTTTTCGAATCACTTAGAACCGCGTATTTCTTGATATGAACTTGATTATTGGTGAAAATATAATCGATTCGGCGCGTCACAGCTTCAGTAAAGTTGTAGCCGTTAAAGGTTCCTTCCGGGCCAAATTTGAAGTCCGCTTTCTCTTTGGACTTTTCCATAAATTCTGAAATTAACCGGATCCCCTCCGATTCTTGTTCCAGATTAAAATCCCCCATCAGGAAAACTGGCAATGCCTCCCGGTTTAATTCCTTTATTTTCTGAATGATCAATTTAGAACTTTCAAGTCTCGCTTTATCACCCACATGGTCAAAATGTGTATTAAAGACCCAGATCTTTTTCTCCGATTCCTTTTCCTGGAACAGGGCATAAGTGCATATCCTATTATAATCTGCATCCCATCCTTTACTTATCTTTTCGGGTGTTTCTGAAAGCCAGAAGGTATTAGACTTCAGGACGTCAAACTTGTCACTTTTATATAAGATCGCACTAAATTCCCCCTTATCTTCTCCTTCCCTACCTACTCCCAGCACTTTATAATTATTAATATTTTCAGTAAAGAAATCTAGCTGAGATTTCACCGCTTCCTGTACTCCCAGAACATCAGGCTCATAAAATTGTATCTGATCTGTGATCCACTCCTTACGCTGAGACCAGCTGTTCTCGCCATCATTCTCATTGGCATATTTTATATTGTAGGTCATGACCTCAATTTCCTGGCAAGTCACCCCAGTCGTGATAAACAGAAAACTTAGAATTAAGAGAAATTTTTTCATAGTATCTAGATTTGGTTTAAAGTTCGGAATATTTCTTAGAAATAAGTAACGGTTAATTTTATATATCTATAGATAAAGATATGTAATACGAGATCTAATATTTATTGTCACATTGAGCGCAGCCGAGATATCTTTATACACCCTTCGACTGCGTTCAGGATGACATACATCTATTATTTCTATACGCTAAAGCATTTTTTTTTAATTCCAGCATCGTTAATTGAAATTTTTTATCGTACTTTGTATTTCAAAGTACTTTAAAATGGAAAACGAAAAGTATCTTCAGGATCTCAGCGAGATCAAAAATATGATGAATCGCTCATCTCGATTTATATCCTTAAGCGGACTCTCAGGTATCTTCGCCGGCATCTATGCAATTATTGGCGCAATGACCGCAAAACTTATCCTGGCACAAAATGCTTCGGTTTATATCAATGGCTACGATTCGGTTGTAGCAAATATCGAAAAGTCAGATTTGGTTATGCAGTTAGTGCTCGTAGCAATCGCCGTACTTGTGCTTGCTATAGGAACTGCCGTTTTTCTTACCACACGGAAAGCAAGAAATAATAACCAGAAAATATGGGATAACACCAGCAAAAGATTATTGATTAACTTCTTTGCCCCTCTTTTTGCCGGAGGCATATTTTGTCTCGTCCTTTTGCAATATGAACTCGTAGGACTTATTGCTCCTGCTATGCTTATTTTTTACGGTCTGGCTCTGGTTCACGCCAGTAAGTATACCTTTGGTGACCTTAAAGGCCTGGGCTATGCAAATTTGATTCTCGGCCTTATTGCGACACAATTCATAGGATATGGAATCTATTTTTGGGCGGTAGGCTTCGGAATCTTTCATATTATTTATGGCATCTGGATGCATAATAAGTATGATAGAAAAGCTGCTGAATGAAGAACATTATTAGTAATATTAATAAAGCCTTTGATCATAGGATCCGCCTGGGGATTATGAGTGTTTTAATGGTGAATGAATATGCAGATTTCACAACACTCAAGGAATTACTCGGTGCTACCGACGGGAATATTGCAAGTCATGTTAAAGCGTTGGAAAAGGCAGATTATATTAAAGTTGAAAAATCATTTATAGACAGAAAACCGAATACACGCTATAGTGCTACAAAATCTGGACGTCAGGATTTTCAAAAACATATAGACGCAATAGAAAACCTCTTAAAGAAAAATTATAAAAAATCATAATACATCAAACTACCTTTTTTTATCTATCTACTTTGAATTTCAAAGTGCTTAATATCAACTAAGATCATTTATTATGAAAACTACAAGACTTTTAATCATTCTACTTATCGTTGGAGTAATTCTATTAATTCCA contains these protein-coding regions:
- a CDS encoding universal stress protein translates to MRNIEKILVALDLTSTDKELIEYASFLANEMKPEKVYFVHNIKKYEISELFQEQLKDLDLEKMISDELDEKVSTHFNAETNSEVLISEDPYTESLINYIVHKYSIDLVMVGNKSKKKGTGVISEKLMRLLKCDILTVPENTKQNLTNIWAGTDFSRESIKSLQRSTYLANYTGAKITAVNVYSVPIQFTPYLDKEEMLPKIEKHTREKFEKFLNRNKITDCEIKIIRGREASVAEKLSIESENASADLVIVADKGGNVFSSLLVGSVTDELFTRSLKIPLWVTK
- a CDS encoding mechanosensitive ion channel, giving the protein MENQLENFADQVANFLPDLLGALLVLLVGWLIAKGIKSLIVRLLRKTNWDERVFGKSDVGDTNVFLANIVYYIIMIVVILVVLEILGVEQVLTPLENMVGEFLGFIPNLIGAILIAFIGYILAKFVSNLIGISGNFLDKWIDKTGFKDTSKIIDILKKVVFIVIFIPFLIQAFNALEMEAISQPANDILYDFTAMLGDIIIAGLILAVFIWGGKYLANFLEDLFKSMGLDRAAEKIEMHNMIGANQSLSKIVANLIYFFLVFFGLITAVEVLGLDQLTQTLDEILEVTGQIIFGLIILAVGNYISLLIYDTMSKSRNNNFIASVVRWASLALFLAIALRTMGIANEIVELAFGLILGAIAVAVALSYGLGGRDAAGEHFREIVQKFKDDKSIKDSEPKSGTASGSNKPSNTRRDINDPANPNNPDKPGNPNDPNDPRLDI
- a CDS encoding endonuclease/exonuclease/phosphatase family protein, which gives rise to MKKFLLILSFLFITTGVTCQEIEVMTYNIKYANENDGENSWSQRKEWITDQIQFYEPDVLGVQEAVKSQLDFFTENINNYKVLGVGREGEDKGEFSAILYKSDKFDVLKSNTFWLSETPEKISKGWDADYNRICTYALFQEKESEKKIWVFNTHFDHVGDKARLESSKLIIQKIKELNREALPVFLMGDFNLEQESEGIRLISEFMEKSKEKADFKFGPEGTFNGYNFTEAVTRRIDYIFTNNQVHIKKYAVLSDSKNLKYPSDHFPVLIIADFKD
- a CDS encoding winged helix-turn-helix domain-containing protein, yielding MKNIISNINKAFDHRIRLGIMSVLMVNEYADFTTLKELLGATDGNIASHVKALEKADYIKVEKSFIDRKPNTRYSATKSGRQDFQKHIDAIENLLKKNYKKS